A genomic segment from Dermatobacter hominis encodes:
- a CDS encoding TMEM175 family protein → MTATSPSGDRTLVRYDMTRLRGVSDCVFAVAITIQAVVAAIPAADATRHEVERFLTAEAAGYAAYVGSFVLVGYVWLQHHRIFGLLRRVDGWTVFANFALLFCVVVLPFLGRLSGDFRSLNVPHVLLGLDVAVIGGLLAAIIARSRARGAFAEVVPPRAVTILLWRCVVLTGSFLVAGALSLLQPGLMGLGWPLLLVGSLVVRRQLGRIDEADVGSLDDDVRVDDDEAPSVGSSGRQLQSLARITGFSDNVYAFAMTVVVIQLRVPARTGITSNVDLLEALHRDVLPLVTGYLLGFVVISLFWIAHCRYFLVITRHGASLPAYNLMHLMALASLPFASLLFSDFLIPATAVVYSVIAGLTALGLSALFLYAARQDLLSDALTPDERARALRSAWAMPATFLVSIPVAAVAPGLAGVVWVLAGFTNRRLVRGHR, encoded by the coding sequence ATGACCGCCACCTCCCCGAGCGGCGACCGGACGCTGGTGCGCTACGACATGACGCGCCTCCGCGGCGTCAGCGACTGCGTGTTCGCGGTGGCCATCACGATCCAGGCCGTCGTCGCCGCGATCCCCGCCGCCGACGCGACCCGGCACGAGGTCGAGCGGTTCCTGACCGCCGAGGCCGCGGGCTACGCCGCGTACGTCGGCAGCTTCGTGCTCGTCGGCTACGTCTGGCTGCAGCACCACCGGATCTTCGGCCTGCTGCGCCGTGTCGACGGCTGGACGGTGTTCGCCAACTTCGCGCTGCTGTTCTGCGTCGTGGTCCTGCCGTTCCTCGGCCGGCTCAGCGGCGACTTCCGGTCGCTCAACGTCCCGCACGTGCTGCTCGGCCTCGACGTCGCGGTGATCGGCGGGCTGCTCGCGGCGATCATCGCCCGGAGCCGGGCCCGGGGGGCGTTCGCCGAGGTGGTCCCGCCTCGTGCCGTGACGATCCTCCTGTGGCGCTGCGTCGTGCTCACCGGCTCGTTCCTCGTGGCCGGGGCGCTGTCGCTGCTGCAGCCGGGGTTGATGGGGCTCGGCTGGCCGCTCCTGCTGGTCGGGTCGCTCGTCGTGCGCCGCCAGCTGGGCCGGATCGACGAGGCCGACGTCGGCTCGCTCGACGACGACGTGCGGGTCGACGACGACGAGGCACCGTCGGTCGGGTCCTCGGGGCGCCAGCTGCAGTCGCTGGCCCGCATCACCGGGTTCAGCGACAACGTCTACGCGTTCGCCATGACGGTCGTGGTCATCCAGCTCCGCGTGCCGGCTCGGACCGGCATCACGTCAAACGTCGACCTGCTCGAGGCCCTGCACCGCGACGTCCTGCCGCTCGTGACCGGCTACCTGCTCGGCTTCGTGGTCATCTCGTTGTTCTGGATCGCGCACTGCCGGTACTTCCTGGTCATCACGCGCCACGGCGCGTCGCTGCCGGCGTACAACCTGATGCACCTGATGGCCCTGGCGTCGCTGCCGTTCGCCAGTCTGCTGTTCTCCGACTTCCTCATCCCGGCCACGGCCGTCGTGTACTCGGTGATCGCCGGGCTGACCGCGCTCGGGCTCTCGGCGCTGTTCCTGTACGCGGCGCGTCAGGACCTGCTCAGCGACGCGCTCACCCCCGACGAGCGGGCTCGGGCCCTGCGCTCGGCGTGGGCCATGCCCGCGACGTTCCTCGTGTCGATCCCCGTCGCGGCCGTCGCGCCGGGCCTGGCGGGCGTGGTGTGGGTGCTGGCCGGCTTCACCAACCGCCGGCTGGTCCGCGGCCACCGCTGA
- a CDS encoding alpha-ketoglutarate-dependent dioxygenase AlkB: MDAPAPATRSDAGPDAPSEGAAAGERWLAPDAEVERIDLGRGSWVDVVRGLVPRAQQVHDELLVTVRWQQSRVYRYERYVDEPRMGGGQSGANRHPALVEVSDWLSDRYRVPFDAVAMARYRHAADSVGFHRDREMRWLEDTVIGVLSLGAQRSFMLRPIGERRTAHDDDMVADTGRTFDLFPAGGDLIVMGGRCQADWLHAVPKVQGGVAVGDRISAQYRWTSRKGKPDIQPGFRAPRFYSR; this comes from the coding sequence GTGGACGCACCCGCTCCCGCCACCCGCTCCGACGCCGGTCCCGACGCCCCCTCCGAGGGCGCCGCGGCCGGCGAGCGCTGGCTCGCCCCCGACGCCGAGGTCGAGCGGATCGACCTCGGCCGCGGCTCGTGGGTCGACGTGGTGCGGGGGCTCGTGCCCCGGGCCCAGCAGGTCCACGACGAGCTGCTCGTCACGGTGCGCTGGCAGCAGTCCCGGGTGTACCGGTACGAGCGCTATGTCGACGAGCCCCGGATGGGCGGTGGCCAGTCGGGTGCGAACCGCCACCCCGCCCTCGTCGAGGTGTCCGACTGGCTGTCGGACCGCTACCGGGTGCCGTTCGACGCCGTCGCCATGGCCCGGTACCGCCACGCCGCCGACAGCGTCGGGTTCCACCGGGACCGGGAGATGCGCTGGCTCGAGGACACGGTGATCGGCGTCCTCAGCCTCGGCGCCCAGCGCTCGTTCATGCTCCGGCCGATCGGCGAGCGCCGCACCGCGCACGACGACGACATGGTCGCCGACACCGGCCGCACGTTCGACCTGTTCCCGGCCGGCGGCGACCTCATCGTGATGGGCGGCCGGTGCCAGGCCGACTGGCTGCACGCGGTGCCCAAGGTGCAGGGCGGCGTCGCCGTCGGCGACCGGATCTCGGCGCAGTACCGCTGGACGTCCCGCAAGGGGAAGCCCGACATCCAGCCCGGGTTCCGGGCGCCCCGCTTCTACAGCCGCTGA
- a CDS encoding M3 family oligoendopeptidase, translating into MSATTPNDAGTTTDEGGTPPDADLTAAEVAWDLEPLLDGTTVDDLLDRSDVLADELANLRGTIGELSASALADAMHRSAELEELQGRAGYYAMLRFSEDTQDPERGALMMKVQERGTAIASKLVFFEIEWAALPDERVEELLADPVLDFCAHHLRSARRYRDHLLSEPEEVLLTEKSVSGAGAWVRLFDELTSAITIELPAGLGSQERGEDADPTGVTTVGLEQGLSLLQHPDRGVRQQAAAAVTEGLAPGLRTRAFVFNTLLLDKSTDDRLRRYPSWISSRNLSNEATDDSVQALVDAVVARYDIAQRWYRLKAQVLGLDRLADYDRMASVATDESEIGWREASSLVHEAYASFSPELAEIVQRFYDQGWIDAPVRPGKRPGAFCAYTVPSHHPYLLLNWTSRNRDVLTLAHELGHGLHAYLSRGQGVFHQSTPLTLAETASVFGETVTNNALLARLDDPNERFALLASTLEDSIATVFRQVAMNRFEDAVHTARRDEGELSVERFGELWAGSQESMLGDSVEITEGYRTWWSYIPHFIGTPGYVYAYAYGQLLALSVYARYQERGASFVPSYLELLSAGGSLEPAELGRIVDCDLEDPGFWDAGLAIVEGQLEAAEAAARAAGRL; encoded by the coding sequence GTGAGCGCGACCACACCGAACGACGCCGGCACGACCACCGACGAGGGCGGCACCCCGCCCGACGCCGACCTGACCGCGGCCGAGGTGGCCTGGGACCTCGAGCCGCTGCTCGACGGCACGACCGTCGACGACCTGCTCGACCGGTCCGACGTCCTGGCCGACGAGCTGGCCAACCTGCGCGGCACCATCGGCGAGCTCAGCGCCTCGGCGCTCGCCGACGCCATGCACCGCTCGGCCGAGCTCGAGGAGCTGCAGGGCCGGGCCGGCTACTACGCCATGCTCCGCTTCTCCGAGGACACCCAGGACCCCGAGCGCGGCGCGCTGATGATGAAGGTGCAGGAGCGGGGCACGGCGATCGCCTCGAAGCTCGTGTTCTTCGAGATCGAGTGGGCCGCCCTGCCCGACGAGCGGGTGGAGGAGCTCCTCGCCGACCCGGTGCTCGACTTCTGCGCGCACCACCTGCGCTCCGCCCGCCGCTACCGCGACCACCTGCTGAGCGAGCCCGAGGAGGTGCTGCTCACCGAGAAGTCCGTCTCGGGCGCCGGGGCGTGGGTACGCCTGTTCGACGAGCTGACGTCCGCGATCACCATCGAGCTCCCCGCCGGCCTCGGCAGCCAGGAGCGGGGGGAGGACGCGGACCCCACCGGCGTGACCACCGTCGGCCTCGAGCAGGGCCTGTCGCTGCTGCAGCACCCCGACCGCGGGGTCCGACAGCAGGCGGCCGCCGCCGTGACCGAGGGGCTCGCCCCCGGCCTGCGCACGCGGGCGTTCGTCTTCAACACGCTGCTGCTCGACAAGTCCACCGACGACCGGCTGCGGCGCTACCCCAGCTGGATCTCGTCGCGGAACCTGTCGAACGAGGCCACCGACGACTCGGTGCAGGCGCTCGTCGACGCCGTCGTGGCCCGCTACGACATCGCGCAGCGCTGGTACCGCCTCAAGGCGCAGGTGCTCGGGCTCGACCGGCTGGCCGACTACGACCGCATGGCGTCGGTCGCCACCGACGAGTCCGAGATCGGCTGGCGCGAGGCGTCGTCGCTCGTCCACGAGGCGTACGCCAGCTTCTCGCCCGAGCTCGCCGAGATCGTCCAGCGGTTCTACGACCAGGGCTGGATCGACGCGCCGGTCCGGCCGGGCAAGCGCCCGGGCGCGTTCTGCGCCTACACGGTCCCCTCGCACCACCCCTACCTGCTCCTCAACTGGACGAGCCGCAACCGCGACGTGCTGACGCTCGCCCACGAGCTCGGCCACGGGCTCCACGCCTACCTGTCCCGCGGCCAGGGCGTCTTCCACCAGTCGACGCCCCTGACGCTCGCCGAGACGGCGTCGGTGTTCGGCGAGACGGTCACCAACAACGCCCTGCTCGCCCGGCTCGACGACCCGAACGAGCGGTTCGCGCTGCTGGCCTCGACGCTCGAGGACTCGATCGCCACGGTGTTCCGCCAGGTGGCGATGAACCGGTTCGAGGACGCGGTCCACACCGCCCGCCGCGACGAGGGCGAGCTGTCCGTCGAGCGCTTCGGCGAGCTGTGGGCCGGGTCGCAGGAATCGATGCTCGGCGACTCGGTCGAGATCACCGAGGGCTATCGGACCTGGTGGAGCTACATCCCGCACTTCATCGGCACGCCGGGCTACGTGTACGCCTACGCGTACGGCCAGCTGCTCGCGCTGTCGGTGTACGCCCGCTACCAGGAACGAGGGGCGTCGTTCGTCCCGTCGTACCTGGAGCTGCTGTCGGCGGGCGGGTCGCTCGAGCCCGCGGAGCTCGGCCGGATCGTCGACTGCGACCTCGAGGACCCCGGGTTCTGGGACGCCGGGCTCGCCATCGTCGAGGGCCAGCTCGAGGCAGCCGAGGCCGCCGCACGCGCCGCCGGCCGGCTCTGA
- a CDS encoding putative bifunctional diguanylate cyclase/phosphodiesterase produces the protein MPADPSPAEPSPFVGPSEPSSATPLAVPTDLSAVLLDQLDQGVWALAPEDGTVLAVNRAGATAVGARPDELVGASFLTMVDPALTVEGWRLLLDHVDGDRRHHVRVGLSTRHGHAVTTDLDVGRHRTVQTDVVTISSRSVAEPTDADATAEAGEPPSADAGAERFRRTIQALRDGIAVVDPSGRIDQVNDAFCRLVGRTQAQVRHRSVFDPPWVFRADGDRATTPEESAGVICLRTGQPAIGPVWSTALSRTERTHTRMSAHPVPGGAVVVLEDLTGEVGLAQRIDSLRDTDELTGLGTRRSTYAHLAASLAGEGDEPVRVGVLHVDLDNFRMVNETFGPTVGDVVLVQMADRVRDLSDRHPEGGRLHIGRVGVDEFLIIVVGSGPSLAFDVELRRVAEEVQRRLQPPITVDGLEIRLTASIGVARSPVDATEAERLLAAAERALTTGRLEGRNRLRFYEPALDAATRTGLALDRDLRRAAAARQLEVHYQPIIDLRTGSIAMAEALVRWHHPEEGPIPPSVFIPTAEATGAISAVSDLVLSTVARDVAGWSRDRILPPRARIAVNISPTEFEQRDFTERLAATLADEGVSPSQLELEITESLLVQDLRAAAARLELLDDLGFLIALDDFGTGYSSLSYLHTLPFHTLKIDRRFVGDLRDDRSGTITRAILTLAHNLGIVAVAEGVETDGQRTFLSEAGCDLVQGFLYAPPMPRVAFERFLTEHGGVAPDLDDAVAGRR, from the coding sequence TTGCCGGCAGATCCGTCGCCCGCTGAACCGTCGCCGTTCGTCGGTCCGTCCGAGCCGTCGTCGGCCACGCCGCTGGCCGTCCCCACGGACCTGTCGGCGGTGCTGCTCGACCAGCTCGACCAGGGCGTCTGGGCGCTCGCCCCCGAGGACGGGACCGTGCTGGCGGTCAACCGCGCCGGGGCCACCGCCGTGGGCGCCCGGCCCGACGAGCTCGTCGGCGCCTCGTTCCTCACCATGGTCGACCCGGCCCTGACCGTCGAGGGCTGGCGGCTCCTCCTCGACCACGTCGACGGCGACCGCCGGCACCACGTGCGCGTCGGCCTGTCCACCCGCCACGGCCACGCCGTCACCACCGACCTCGACGTCGGACGGCACCGCACCGTCCAGACCGACGTGGTCACGATCTCGTCCCGTTCGGTGGCCGAGCCCACCGACGCCGACGCCACCGCCGAGGCCGGCGAGCCGCCGTCGGCGGACGCGGGCGCCGAGCGGTTCCGCCGGACGATCCAGGCGCTGCGCGACGGCATCGCCGTCGTCGACCCGTCGGGCCGCATCGACCAGGTCAACGACGCCTTCTGCCGGCTCGTCGGCCGCACCCAGGCCCAGGTCCGCCACCGCTCGGTGTTCGACCCGCCGTGGGTCTTCCGTGCCGACGGCGACCGGGCCACGACGCCCGAGGAGTCCGCAGGGGTGATCTGCCTGCGCACCGGACAACCCGCCATCGGACCGGTGTGGAGCACCGCGCTCAGCCGCACCGAGCGCACCCACACCCGCATGTCGGCGCACCCCGTGCCCGGTGGCGCGGTGGTCGTGCTCGAGGACCTGACCGGCGAGGTCGGCCTGGCGCAGCGGATCGACTCGCTCCGCGACACCGACGAGCTCACGGGGCTCGGGACCCGGCGCTCGACGTACGCCCACCTCGCCGCGTCGCTGGCCGGCGAGGGCGACGAGCCCGTCCGGGTCGGCGTGCTGCACGTCGACCTCGACAACTTCCGGATGGTCAACGAGACCTTCGGCCCCACCGTCGGCGACGTCGTGCTCGTCCAGATGGCCGACCGCGTCCGCGACCTGTCCGACCGCCACCCCGAGGGCGGCCGGCTCCACATCGGCCGCGTCGGCGTCGACGAGTTCCTGATCATCGTCGTCGGCTCGGGCCCGAGCCTGGCGTTCGACGTCGAGCTGCGCCGAGTGGCCGAGGAGGTGCAGCGCCGGCTGCAGCCGCCGATCACGGTCGACGGGCTGGAGATCCGGCTGACCGCCTCGATCGGCGTCGCCCGCTCGCCCGTCGACGCGACCGAGGCCGAGCGCCTGCTGGCCGCCGCCGAGCGCGCCCTCACCACGGGCCGGCTCGAGGGCCGGAACCGGCTGCGCTTCTACGAGCCCGCGCTCGACGCCGCCACCCGCACCGGGCTGGCGCTCGACCGGGACCTGCGGCGTGCCGCGGCCGCCCGCCAGCTCGAGGTGCACTACCAGCCCATCATCGACCTGCGCACCGGCTCGATCGCCATGGCCGAGGCGCTCGTGCGCTGGCACCACCCCGAGGAGGGGCCGATCCCGCCGTCGGTGTTCATCCCGACCGCCGAGGCCACCGGCGCGATCAGCGCGGTGAGCGACCTCGTCCTGTCGACCGTGGCGCGCGACGTGGCCGGTTGGAGCCGGGACCGCATCCTGCCGCCGCGGGCCCGCATCGCGGTCAACATCTCCCCCACCGAGTTCGAGCAGCGCGACTTCACCGAGCGGCTCGCCGCCACGCTGGCCGACGAGGGCGTGTCGCCGTCGCAGCTGGAGCTCGAGATCACCGAGAGCCTGCTCGTCCAGGACCTCCGCGCCGCGGCCGCCCGGCTCGAGCTGCTCGACGACCTGGGGTTCCTGATCGCCCTCGACGACTTCGGCACGGGCTACTCGTCGCTGTCATACCTGCACACGCTGCCGTTCCACACGCTGAAGATCGACCGGCGCTTCGTCGGCGACCTGCGCGACGACCGCTCGGGCACGATCACCCGGGCGATCCTGACGCTGGCGCACAACCTGGGCATCGTGGCGGTGGCCGAGGGCGTCGAGACCGACGGGCAGCGCACGTTCCTGTCCGAGGCCGGCTGCGACCTGGTGCAGGGCTTCCTCTACGCCCCGCCCATGCCGCGGGTCGCCTTCGAGCGCTTCCTCACCGAGCACGGCGGCGTGGCGCCCGACCTCGACGACGCGGTCGCCGGCCGGCGCTGA
- a CDS encoding sensor histidine kinase — protein sequence MPEAPEPPASPPGPSATGPAAGTADPVAGPAPDDTSAAAGVADEPATRTRMRTRVAHSVRFRLTVAVVLVVGLSLLGGGTLLTKWVESTLTNDLRTRNERIVASMAEMMNRGKVPTELFDTPSQLEGEFNDQMMSDSLISRARDLEQVISSTYFYLDGAAFSQMKVKGVDDQNRLVLFGRVGPALPDADDAVEVTQTVRTQWGDLTIHAVSPLDEIDRSVGALRAALWLGLPLLVLCAGAMTWIITGQALAPVGAITRRVRDLSGTNLDARVPVPPTEDEIALLAVTMNDMLDRLEKASVKQRQFISDASHELRSPVASIRTQLETALRYPDDVDWADVARTVLAEDDRLDHLVGNLLAMARLEEGRFGPRSDVDLDELVMGQKQRLSGLQLDLSGVSAGRVWGNRDELTSVVRNLLDNAARHCTSSVAVTVQEEGPWVVLTVGDDGSGVPPEDRQQIFERFSRLQEGRARDEGGTGLGLALTKRIVEHHGGRIHVEDGDLGGARFVVSLPSANWTGAADPAVDEVDGTPDETTGADAVTPDAGAAPPGADSVPPDVVAAAHPDDRSG from the coding sequence ATGCCTGAGGCGCCGGAGCCCCCTGCGTCCCCGCCCGGCCCCTCGGCGACCGGGCCCGCCGCCGGCACCGCCGATCCCGTCGCGGGCCCGGCCCCCGACGACACGAGTGCCGCCGCCGGCGTCGCCGACGAACCCGCGACCCGCACCCGCATGCGGACCCGGGTCGCGCACTCGGTCCGCTTCCGCCTGACCGTCGCCGTGGTGCTCGTGGTCGGCCTGTCGCTGCTCGGCGGCGGCACGCTGCTCACCAAGTGGGTCGAGTCGACGCTGACCAACGACCTGCGGACCCGCAACGAGCGGATCGTCGCGTCGATGGCCGAGATGATGAACCGGGGCAAGGTGCCGACCGAGCTGTTCGACACCCCGTCGCAGCTCGAGGGCGAGTTCAACGACCAGATGATGTCGGACTCGTTGATCAGCCGGGCCCGCGATCTCGAGCAGGTCATCTCCTCGACGTACTTCTACCTGGACGGCGCCGCCTTCTCGCAGATGAAGGTCAAGGGCGTCGACGACCAGAACCGCCTCGTGCTGTTCGGCCGCGTCGGCCCGGCGCTGCCCGATGCCGACGACGCGGTCGAGGTGACCCAGACGGTGCGGACGCAGTGGGGCGACCTCACCATCCACGCGGTGTCGCCGCTCGACGAGATCGACCGGTCGGTCGGGGCGCTGCGGGCCGCGCTGTGGCTCGGACTGCCGCTGCTCGTGCTGTGCGCGGGCGCCATGACGTGGATCATCACCGGCCAGGCCCTCGCGCCGGTGGGCGCGATCACGCGCCGGGTGCGCGACCTCAGCGGCACCAACCTGGACGCCCGCGTCCCGGTCCCACCCACCGAGGACGAGATCGCCCTGCTCGCCGTGACGATGAACGACATGCTCGACCGGCTCGAGAAGGCGTCGGTCAAGCAGCGCCAGTTCATCTCCGACGCCAGCCACGAGCTCCGCTCCCCGGTCGCCTCGATCCGCACCCAGCTCGAGACGGCGCTCCGCTACCCCGACGACGTCGACTGGGCCGACGTCGCCCGCACCGTCCTGGCCGAGGACGACCGGCTCGACCACCTGGTCGGCAACCTGCTCGCCATGGCCCGGCTCGAGGAGGGCCGCTTCGGCCCCCGCTCCGACGTCGACCTCGACGAGCTGGTGATGGGCCAGAAGCAGCGGCTCTCCGGCCTGCAGCTCGACCTGTCCGGCGTGTCGGCCGGGCGGGTGTGGGGCAACCGCGACGAGCTCACCAGCGTGGTGCGCAACCTGCTCGACAACGCCGCCCGCCACTGCACGTCGAGCGTCGCGGTGACCGTCCAGGAGGAGGGCCCGTGGGTCGTCCTCACGGTCGGCGACGACGGCTCGGGCGTGCCGCCCGAGGACCGACAGCAGATCTTCGAGCGCTTCTCCCGCCTGCAGGAGGGCCGGGCCCGTGACGAGGGCGGCACGGGCCTCGGGCTCGCACTCACGAAGCGGATCGTCGAGCACCACGGCGGTCGGATCCACGTGGAGGACGGCGACCTGGGCGGCGCCCGGTTCGTCGTCTCGCTCCCGTCGGCGAACTGGACGGGCGCGGCGGACCCGGCGGTCGACGAGGTCGACGGCACCCCCGACGAGACCACCGGGGCCGACGCGGTCACACCCGACGCCGGCGCGGCGCCACCCGGGGCCGACTCGGTGCCGCCGGACGTGGTCGCCGCGGCGCACCCCGACGACCGGTCCGGCTAG
- a CDS encoding response regulator transcription factor, whose translation MTAAEETAATEPQGRVLIVEDEVALADGVARGLTAEGFEVDVVHDGISGLETARSEDIDVIVLDIMLPGMNGYRVCRTLREEGVGTPILMLTAKQGEYDEAEALDTGADDFLSKPFSFVVLVARIRALLRRSADGRAQPLVIGDLVLDPLARTCRRGDQDISLTTREYELLEALMRKPGQVVSKQDLLERVWGADFEGDPNVVEVYVGYLRRKIDRPFDRSDIETVRGVGYRIGTGADA comes from the coding sequence GTGACCGCAGCCGAGGAGACCGCAGCGACCGAGCCGCAGGGGCGGGTCCTGATCGTCGAGGACGAGGTGGCGCTGGCCGACGGCGTGGCCCGCGGCCTCACGGCCGAGGGCTTCGAGGTCGACGTCGTCCACGACGGCATCTCCGGCCTGGAGACGGCGCGGTCCGAGGACATCGACGTGATCGTCCTCGACATCATGCTCCCCGGCATGAACGGCTACCGGGTGTGCCGCACGCTGCGCGAGGAGGGCGTCGGCACGCCGATCCTCATGCTGACCGCCAAGCAGGGCGAGTACGACGAGGCCGAGGCCCTCGACACCGGCGCCGACGACTTCCTGTCCAAGCCGTTCTCGTTCGTCGTGCTCGTCGCCCGCATCCGCGCGCTCCTGCGCCGCTCCGCCGACGGCCGGGCCCAGCCCCTCGTGATCGGCGACCTCGTGCTCGACCCGCTGGCCCGCACCTGCCGCCGCGGCGACCAGGACATCTCGCTCACCACCCGGGAGTACGAGCTGCTCGAGGCGCTCATGCGCAAGCCCGGCCAGGTCGTGTCCAAGCAGGACCTGCTGGAGCGGGTGTGGGGCGCCGACTTCGAGGGCGACCCGAACGTGGTCGAGGTCTACGTCGGCTACCTCCGCCGCAAGATCGACCGGCCGTTCGACCGCAGCGACATCGAGACCGTGCGCGGCGTCGGCTATCGGATCGGCACCGGAGCCGATGCCTGA
- a CDS encoding SCO6745 family protein produces the protein MEPNWIAIARRNARSVQTTIGWIFWDPGAVARYEAIGLPGPLGYIAARSAPLAPAGPDAVTAAFGSISPIGIAMALDLAGPDGPARCWEARDEAVLEGLTAYAPDILDPLAELGPHLWAVVERLPMVGRVLAAAHLRMPRPDDPVLSGWHAVNCLREWRGDTHWAAVVAAGLTGVEASVLHNAWLRYESDWLPTSRGSSPEEIAAAWDGLAEKGLVEVGDDGERRVTDQGIALRRDIEERTDALTTTPWELLGVHRSLQFAEDLEPPCERLLERVDLTAGENYQPGSRIRDTDFA, from the coding sequence GTGGAACCGAACTGGATCGCCATCGCCCGCCGCAACGCCCGCTCCGTCCAGACCACCATCGGTTGGATCTTCTGGGACCCGGGTGCGGTGGCCCGCTACGAGGCGATCGGCCTGCCGGGCCCGCTCGGCTACATCGCCGCCCGCTCGGCCCCGCTCGCCCCGGCCGGCCCCGATGCGGTGACGGCCGCCTTCGGCTCGATCAGCCCGATCGGCATCGCCATGGCGCTGGACCTCGCCGGTCCCGACGGTCCGGCGCGGTGCTGGGAGGCCCGCGACGAGGCCGTGCTCGAGGGGCTGACGGCGTACGCGCCCGACATCCTCGACCCGCTCGCCGAGCTCGGCCCGCACCTCTGGGCGGTCGTCGAGCGGCTCCCGATGGTCGGCCGGGTGCTCGCCGCCGCCCACCTCCGCATGCCGCGCCCCGATGACCCGGTGCTGTCGGGCTGGCACGCCGTGAACTGCCTCCGCGAGTGGCGGGGCGACACCCACTGGGCGGCGGTGGTCGCCGCGGGCCTGACCGGCGTCGAGGCGTCGGTGCTGCACAACGCCTGGCTCCGCTACGAGAGCGACTGGCTCCCGACGTCCCGGGGCAGCTCGCCCGAGGAGATCGCCGCAGCCTGGGACGGGCTGGCCGAGAAGGGCCTCGTCGAGGTCGGCGACGACGGCGAGCGCCGGGTGACCGACCAGGGCATCGCCCTGCGGCGCGACATCGAGGAGCGCACCGACGCGCTGACGACCACGCCGTGGGAGCTGCTCGGCGTGCACCGGTCGCTGCAGTTCGCCGAGGACCTCGAGCCGCCGTGTGAGCGGCTGCTCGAGCGGGTCGACCTCACCGCCGGCGAGAACTACCAGCCCGGCTCCCGCATCCGCGACACCGACTTCGCCTGA